A single window of Pieris rapae chromosome 4, ilPieRapa1.1, whole genome shotgun sequence DNA harbors:
- the LOC111001269 gene encoding myosin heavy chain, muscle isoform X12, giving the protein MPKPIVQEGEDPDPTPYLFVSLEQKRIDQSKPYDGKKACWVPDEKEGFLQGEIKATKGDLVTVNLPGGETKDFKKDFVTQVNPPKYEKCEDMSNLTYLNDASVLYNLKQRYYHKLIYTYSGLFCVAINPYKRFPVYTTRCARLYRGKRRSEVPPHIFAISDGAYVNMLTNHENQSMLITGESGAGKTENTKKVIAYFATVGASQKKDASQEKKGSLEDQVVQTNPVLEAFGNAKTVRNDNSSRFGKFIRIHFGPSGKLAGADIETYLLEKARVISQQALERSYHIFYQMMSGSVNGLKAMCLLSDNVHDYNIIAQGKTTIPNVDDGEECVLTDQAFDILGFTQEEKDNVYKITAAVMHMGGMKFKQRGREEQAEADGTEDGEKVAKLFGVDCADLYKNLLKPRIKVGNEFVTQGRNKDQVTNSIGALCKGVFDRLFKWLVKKCNETLDTKQKRQHFIGVLDIAGFEIFDFNGFEQLCINFTNEKLQQFFNHHMFVLEQEEYQREGIEWTFIDFGMDLQNCIDLIEKPMGILSILEEESMFPKATDQTFVEKLNNNHLGKSPPYLKPKPPKPGCQAAHFAIGHYAGNVGYNITGWLEKNKDPLNDTVVDQFKKGSNKLLVEIFADHPGQSGDAGAGGGGKGGRGKKGGGFATVSSAYREQLNNLMATLRSTQPHFVRCIIPNELKQAGLIDSHLVMHQLTCNGVLEGIRICRKGFPNRMVYPDFKLRYKILAPQAVAKESDPKKIAQIILETTDLDVESYRLGHTKVFFRAGVLGQMEELRDDRLSKIVSWLQSYIRGYLARKEFKRLQEQRIALQVVQRNLRKYLQLRTWPWWKLWQRVKPLLNVTRIEDEIAKLEEKAQKAQEAFEKEEKLRKEVEALNAKLLEEKQALLSNLEGEKGSLSEVQERANKLQAQKADLENQLRDTQDRLTQEEDARNQLFQGKKKLEQEISGLKKDVEDLELSVQKAEQDKATKDHQIRNLNDEIAHQDELINKLNKEKKLQGESTQKTSEELQAAEDKVNHLNKVKQKLEQTLDELEDSLEREKKLRGDVEKQRRKVEGDLKLTQEAVTDLERNKKELEQTIQRKDKEISSLTAKLEDEQSLVSKLQKQIKELQGRIEELEEEVESERQARAKAEKQRADLARELEELGERLEEAGGATSAQIELNKKREAELSKLRRDLEEANIQHESTLASLRKKHNDAVAEMGEQLDQLNKLKAKAEKERSQYFSEVNDLRAGLDHLSNDKAAQEKIVKQLQHQLNEVQNKADEANRTLNDLDAAKKKLSIENSDLLRQLEEAESQVSQLSKIKVSLTTQLEDTKRLADEESRERATLLGKFRNLEHDLDNIREQVEEEAEGKADLQRQLSKANAEAQLWRSKYESEGVARSEELEEAKRKLQARLAEAEETIESLNQKVVALEKTKQRLATEVEDLQLEVDRATAIANAAEKKQKAFDKIIGEWKLKVDDLAAELDASQKECRNYSTELFRLKGAYEEGQEQLEAVRRENKNLADEVKDLLDQIGEGGRNIHEIEKARKRLEAEKDELQAALEEAEAALEQEENKVLRAQLELSQVRQEIDRRIQEKEEEFENTRKNHQRALDSMQASLEAEAKGKAEALRMKKKLEADINELEIALDHANKANAEAQKNIKRYQQQIKDLQTALEEEQRARDDAREQLGISERRANALQNELEESRTLLEQADRARRQAEQELGDAHEQLNDLSAQSASLSAAKRKLESELQTLHSDLDELLNEAKNSEEKAKKAMVDAARLADELRAEQDHAQTQEKLRKALEQQIKELQVRLDEAEANALKGGKKAIQKLEQRVRELENELDGEQRRHADAQKNLRKAERRIKELTFQAEEDRKNHERMQDLVDKLQQKIKTYKRQIEEAEEIAALNLAKFRKAQQELEEAEERADLAEQAISKFRGKGRAGSTARGVSPAPPRSRPALDGFGTFPPRFDLAPEDF; this is encoded by the exons ATGCCGAAGCCAATTGTCCAAGAGGGTGAGGACCCCGATCCGACCCCATACCTGTTCGTATCACTCGAACAGAAGCGCATCGACCAAAGCAAGCCCTACGATGGTAAGAAGGCTTGCTGGGTACCAGACGAGAAAGAGGGCTTCCTACAGGGAGAAATTAAAGCCACCAAGGGGGACCTAGTGACCGTCAACCTCCCTGGAGGCGAG ACAAAAGACTTCAAGAAGGACTTTGTTACTCAAGTGAACCCGCCTAAATACGAAAAATGTGAGGATATGTCCAACTTGACATACCTCAACGACGCTTCCGTTTTGTATAACTTGAAGCAGAGATATTACCATAAGCTCATTTAC ACTTACTCGGGTCTCTTCTGTGTGGCTATCAACCCTTACAAGAGGTTCCCCGTGTACACGACACGATGTGCCAGGCTCTACCGAGGCAAGCGTCGCTCGGAAGTGCCTCCCCACATTTTCGCCATTTCCGACGGTGCTTACGTCAACATGTTAACCAACCACGAGAATCAATCTATGTTGATTAC CGGTGAGTCTGGTGCTGGTAAGACTGAGAACACGAAGAAGGTAATTGCGTACTTCGCGACCGTTGGTGCGTCGCAAAAGAAAGACGCAAGCCAGGAGAAAAAGGGCTCTCTAGAGGACCAAGTCGTACAAACTAACCCTGTACTTGAAGCCTTCGGTAACGCCAAGACCGTCCGTAACGACAACTCATCCCGTttc GGTAAATTCATCCGTATCCACTTCGGACCATCAGGAAAACTGGCCGGAGCTGATATTGAAACTT ATCTATTGGAGAAGGCCCGTGTAATCTCCCAGCAGGCGCTGGAACGTTCTTACCACATCTTCTACCAGATGATGTCCGGCTCCGTCAATGGACTTAAGG CCATGTGTTTGCTGTCCGACAACGTACATGATTATAACATCATTGCGCAAGGAAAAACTACAATTCCCAATGTTGATGATGGAGAGGAATGTGTACTGACCGAT CAAGCCTTCGACATCCTGGGTTTCACTCAAGAGGAGAAAGACAATGTTTACAAGATCACAGCTGCTGTCATGCACATGGGTGGTATGAAGTTCAAGCAGAGGGGTCGTGAGGAGCAAGCTGAGGCTGACGGCACTGAG GATGGTGAAAAGGTCGCCAAGTTGTTCGGTGTTGACTGCGCTGACCTATACAAGAACTTGTTGAAGCCCCGCATTAAGGTCGGAAACGAGTTCGTGACCCAAGGTCGTAACAAGGACCAGGTTACCAACTCCATTGGTGCCCTCTGCAAGGGTGTGTTTGACAGGCTGTTCAAGTGGCTGGTCAAGAAGTGTAACGAGACTCTTGACACCAAGCAAAAGAGACAGCACTTCATTGGTGTGCTTGATATCGCCGGTTTCGAGATCTTCGAC TTCAATGGTTTTGAACAACTCTGCATTAATTTCACCAACGAGAAACTGCAGCAGTTCTTTAACCACCACATGTTCGTACTGGAACAAGAGGAGTACCAGCGCGAAGGCATCGAGTGGACTTTCATTGACTTTGGCATGGACCTTCAAAATTGCATTGACCTTATTGAAAAG CCCATGGGTATCCTCTCCATTCTTGAGGAAGAGTCTATGTTCCCGAAAGCCACCGATCAGACCTTCGTTGAGAAGTTGAACAACAACCACTTGGGTAAATCCCCCCCTTACCTGAAGCCCAAACCCCCGAAGCCCGGTTGCCAGGCAGCTCACTTCGCCATTGGTCACTACGCCGGTAAT GTCGGTTACAACATCACTGGATGGCTTGAGAAGAACAAGGACCCCTTGAACGACACTGTCGTTGACCAGTTCAAGAAGGGAAGCAACAAACTGTTGGTTGAGATCTTCGCTGACCACCCTGGTCAGTCCGGAGATGCCGGTGCTGGTGGTGGTGGCAAAG GCGGTCGCGGTAAGAAGGGTGGTGGTTTCGCAACTGTCTCATCTGCCTACAgg GAACAACTTAACAATTTGATGGCCACACTGAGGTCAACCCAACCTCACTTCGTACGTTGTATCATCCCCAACGAGTTGAAGCAGGCCG GTCTCATCGACTCCCACCTTGTGATGCACCAGCTGACATGTAACGGTGTGCTTGAGGGTATCCGTATCTGTCGTAAAGGTTTCCCCAACAGGATGGTCTACCCCGACTTCAAGCTCCG cTACAAGATCCTGGCCCCACAAGCAGTTGCCAAGGAATCCGATCCTAAGAAAATCGCTCAAATTATCCTGGAAACGACTGACTTGGATGTCGAATCGTACCGTCTGGGTCACACCAAG GTATTCTTCCGCGCCGGAGTCCTGGGTCAGATGGAAGAGTTACGTGACGACAGATTGTCTAAGATTGTTTCTTGGCTACAATCCTACATCCGTGGTTACCTTGCACGTAAGGAATTCAAGAGGCTGCAGGAACAGAG AATCGCTCTCCAAGTTGTCCAGCGCAACTTGCGCAAATACCTGCAGCTCCGCACCTGGCCATGGTGGAAGTTGTGGCAGAGGGTCAAGCCCCTCCTCAACGTCACCCGTATCGAGGACGAGATTGCG AAACTCGAGGAGAAGGCACAGAAGGCCCAAGAGGCTTTCGAAAAGGAAGAAAAGCTCCGCAAGGAGGTGGAGGCTCTCAACGCCAAGCTGTTGGAAGAGAAGCAGGCGCTGCTTTCCAACTTGGAAGGAGAGAAGGGGTCTCTCAGCGAAGTGCAGGAACGCGCTAACAAACTGCAGGCTCAAAAGGCCGACCTCGAGAACCAACTTAGG GACACACAAGACCGTCTTACACAAGAAGAGGATGCCCGCAATCAGCTCTTCCAGGGCAAGAAGAAGTTGGAACAGGAAATCTCTGGACTCAAGAAGGATGTTGAAGATCTGGAGCTTTCCGTCCAGAAGGCTGAACAAGACAAGGCGACTAAGGACCACCAAATTCGCAACTTGAACGACGAGATCGCCCACCAAGATGAGCTCATCAACAAATTGAACAAAGAGAAGAAATTACAGGGTGAGAGCACCCAGAAGACGTCTGAGGAGCTCCAAGCCGCCGAGGACAAGGTCAACCACCTTAACAAGGTTAAGCAAAAGTTGGAGCAGACCCTCGACGAGCTCGAAGATTCGTTGGAGCGTGAAAAGAAACTCCGCGGTGACGTCGAGAAGCAGAGGAGGAAGGTTGAGGGTGACCTCAAGCTTACTCAGGAGGCCGTCACTGACTTGGAGCGCAACAAAAAAGAACTCGAACAAACCATCCAACGCAAGGACAAGGAAATCTCTTCCCTCACTGCCAAGCTCGAAGACGAACAATCTTTGGTCAGCAAACTCCAGAAACAGATCAAGGAACTACAGGGCCGCATCGAAGAACTCGAAGAGGAAGTGGAGTCGGAGAGACAAGCCCGTGCCAAGGCCGAGAAGCAACGCGCCGACCTCGCACGCGAGCTTGAGGAGCTCGGTGAGCGTCTGGAGGAGGCCGGTGGTGCCACCTCTGCTCAAATCGAGCTCAACAAGAAGCGTGAGGCTGAACTTAGCAAGCTGCGTCGTGACTTGGAGGAAGCAAACATCCAACACGAGTCCACACTCGCTAGCTTGCGCAAGAAGCACAACGATGCCGTTGCCGAGATGGGCGAGCAGCTTGACCAGCTCAACAAGCTCAAGGCTAA GGCTGAGAAAGAGCGCTCTCAATACTTTAGCGAAGTCAATGACCTTCGTGCCGGTCTCGACCATTTGTCCAACGATAAG GCTGCCCAAGAAAAGATCGTCAAGCAACTCCAACACCAACTCAATGAGGTACAGAACAAGGCTGATGAAGCTAACCGTACTCTCAACGACTTGGACGCTGCCAAGAAGAAGCTCTCCATCGAGAACTCTGACCTGCTCCGCCAACTCGAAGAAGCCGAGTCTCAAGTCTCACAGCTTTCCAAGATCAAGGTGTCCCTCACCACACAGCTTGAGGACACCAAGAGGCTTGCTGACGAAGAGTCCAGG GAACGCGCTACACTTCTTGGCAAGTTCCGCAACTTGGAGCACGATTTGGACAACATCCGCGAGCAAGTTGAAGAGGAAGCCGAGGGCAAGGCTGATTTACAACGCCAATTGTCCAAGGCTAACGCTGAAGCCCAATTATGGCGCTCCAAGTACGAATCCGAGGGAGTCGCCCGCTCCGAGGAGCTCGAGGAAGCCAAGCGCAAACTCCAGGCTCGCCTCGCAGAAGCCGAGGAAACCATTGAATCACTTAACCAGAAGGTTGTTGCTCTTGAAAAGACAAAGCAGCGCCTTGCTACTGAAGTCGAGGACTTACAGCTCGAGGTCGACAGAGCCACTGCCATTGCCAACGCTGCTGAGAAGAAACAGAAGGCGTTCGACAAGATTATTGGGGAATGGAAACTCAAGGTTGATGACCTGGCGGCTGAACTTGATGCCAGCCAAAAGGAATGCCGTAACTACTCTACTGAACTGTTCCGCCTTAAGGGTGCCTACGAAGAAGGCCAAGAACAACTTGAAGCCGTTCGTCGCGAAAACAAGAACCTCGCTGATGAAGTCAAGGACTTACTTGACCAAATCGGTGAAGGAGGCCGCAACATTCACGAAATTGAAAAGGCAAGGAAGCGTCTTGAAGCTGAGAAGGATGAACTCCAAGCGGCTCTTGAAGAGGCTGAAGCTGCTCTTGAACAAGAAGAAAACAAGGTTCTGCGTGCCCAACTGGAATTGTCACAGGTCAGACAAGAGATCGACAGGAGGATCCAAGAGAAGGAAGAGGAATTCGAAAACACCCGCAAGAACCACCAGCGTGCACTCGACTCTATGCAAGCCTCCCTCGAAGCTGAAGCCAAGGGCAAGGCTGAGGCGCTGCGCATGAAGAAGAAGCTTGAGGCCGACATTAACGAACTTGAGATCGCTCTCGACCACGCTAACAAGGCTAACGCTGAGGCACAGAAGAACATCAAACGCTACCAGCAACAGATTAAGGATCTCCAGACCGCTCTTGAAGAGGAACAGCGTGCCCGCGATGATGCCCGTGAACAGCTCGGAATCTCTGAACGTCGTGCTAACGCTCTCCAGAATGAACTTGAGGAATCTCGTACTCTCCTAGAACAGGCTGACCGTGCCCGCCGTCAAGCTGAACAAGAACTGGGTGACGCTCACGAACAGCTCAATGATCTGTCCGCCCAGAGTGCATCACTCTCCGCCGCCAAGAGGAAACTCGAGTCTGAATTACAGACCCTTCACTCTGACCTTGACGAACTCCTTAACGAGGCCAAGAACTCAGAAGAGAAGGCAAAGAAGGCAATGGTTGACGCTGCCAGACTTGCTGACGAGCTCCGCGCTGAACAGGATCATGCTCAAACACAGGAGAAACTCCGCAAGGCCCTTGAACAACAAATCAAGGAACTACAAGTGAGACTCGACGAAGCTGAAGCTAACGCTCTTAAGGGTGGTAAGAAAGCAATCCAGAAACTTGAACAGAGAGTACGAGAACTTGAAAATGAGCTGGATGGTGAACAGAGGAGGCATGCTGATGCTCAAAAGAACCTCCGTAAGGCCGAGAGACGCATCAAGGAGTTGACGTTCCAGGCTGAGGAGGACCGCAAGAACCACGAACGTATGCAAGACCTTGTTGACAAACTTCAGCAGAAGATCAAGACCTACAAGAGGCAGATCGAGGAAGCCGAAGAAATCGCTGCTCTTAACTTGGCCAAGTTCCGCAAAGCGCAGCAGGAGTTGGAGGAGGCCGAGGAAAGGGCAGACCTCGCCGAGCAGGCCATCAGCAAATTCCGTGGCAAGGGACGTGCGGGATCCACTGCGAGAGGAGTCAGTCCGGCG CCCCCACGTTCGCGCCCCGCGCTCGACGGTTTCGGCACCTTCCCACCAAGGTTCGACCTAGCGCCCGAAGATTTCTAA